In the Euphorbia lathyris chromosome 5, ddEupLath1.1, whole genome shotgun sequence genome, one interval contains:
- the LOC136228792 gene encoding acyl-coenzyme A oxidase 3, peroxisomal-like isoform X1, translating into MASESSSTNRAWFRTQILSNHLLSSSSQDVSPLESNVCVSYSPPELHERFDFDIKDMRKLLDMHNIEDRDWLFGLMRQSKLFNPQEKGGRVFVVPDYNQSMEQQREITMKRIGFLLERGVFEGWLTDNGLESEMRKFALNEVLAIYDHSLGIKLGVHYFLWGSAVQFFGTKRHHDKWLRDTETYAIKGCFAMSELGHGSNVRGIETVTTYDSNTEEFVINTPSESAQKYWIGGAANHATHTIVFSQLNINGTNQGVHAFIAQIRDEDGNICPNIRIADCGHKIGLNGVDNGRIWFNNVRIPRENLLNSVADVSKDGQYLSAIKDPDQRFGAFLAPLTSGRVTIAVSAVYMAKMGLAIAIRYALTRRAFSVTPNAPEVLLLDYPSHQRRLLPLLAKTCAMGFAGNDLKIMYWKRTPETTKTLHVVSSALKAILTWHNMRTLQECREACGGQGLKTENRIGQLKSEFDVQSTFEGDNNVLMQQVSKALFGEYVSAKKKSKPFKGLGLEHMNGPCPVIPSQLTSSMLRSSQFQMDAFCLRERDLLNRFAAEVSQHQAKGESKEYAFLLAYQLAEDLGRAFADLEILQSILKAESSVSSGSLKNVLGLLRSMYALICMEEDAAFLRYGYLTTENAAAVRKEVNELCSELRPHALALVSSFGLPDSFLSPIAFNWIDSNSWPSVKLS; encoded by the exons atggCATCTGAATCATCCTCTACCAATCGAGCATGGTTTCGCACTCAAATCCTAAGCAATCACCTACTCAGCTCTTCCTCCCAAGACGTTTCACCTCTGGAATCGAATGTCTGCGTCAGCTACTCTCCTCCGGAGCTCCACGAAAGATTCGATTTCGATATCAAGGACATGCGGAAATTGCTGGATATGCATAATATTGAGGATCGGGATTGGTTGTTTGGTTTGATGAGGCAGAGCAAGTTGTTTAATCCACAAGAGAAAGGAGGAAGAGTGTTTGTGGTGCCGGATTACAATCAGTCGATGGAACAGCAGAGGGAGATTACGATGAAACGGATTGGGTTTTTGTTGGAAAGAGGGGTTTTTGAAGGATGGTTGACGGATAATGGATTGGAATCGGAGATGAGAAAATTTGCACTTAATGAAGTTCTTGCGATTTATGATCATTCGCTTGGAATTAAGCTTGGTGTTCACTACTTTTTATG GGGTAGTGCCGTCCAGTTTTTTGGCACAAAGCGCCACCATGATAAGTGGCTGAGAGATACTGAAACTTATGCAATCAAGGGTTGCTTTGCTATGTCAGAATTGGGACATGGAAGTAAT GTGCGAGGAATTGAAACAGTAACTACTTATGATTCAAACACAGAGGAATTTGTCATCAACACTCCTTCTGAATCAGCTCAGAAGTATTGGATTGGTGGCGCTGCTAAT CATGCAACACACACGATAGTGTTTTCACAGCTCAACATTAATGGGACAAATCAAGGTGTCCATGCATTTATTGCTCAGATCAGGGATGAAGATGGCAATATATGCCCTAACATCCGCATAGCTGATTGCGGTCATAAAATTGGTCTGAATGGTGTTGATAATGGACGGATCTG GTTTAACAATGTAAGAATTCCTAGAGAGAATCTGTTAAATTCTGTTGCTGATGTTTCAAAAGATGGTCAATATCTGAGCGCAATAAAAGACCCAGATCAG AGATTTGGAGCGTTCCTAGCCCCGTTGACTTCTGGTAGAGTAACTATTGCAGTTTCTGCAGTCTACATGGCAAAG ATGGGTTTAGCAATTGCCATAAGATATGCATTGACTAGGCGGGCATTCTCTGTCACACCTAACGCACCTGAAGTGCTATTACTTGATTATCCAAGTCATCAACGAAGACTCTTACCCCTTCTTGCCAAGAC ATGTGCTATGGGTTTTGCTGGAAATGACTTGAAAATTATGTACTGGAAAAGAACACCAGAGACAACCAAGACCCTTCATGTTGTTTCAAGTGCATTAAAGGCTATCTTAACCTGGCATAATATGAGAACTCTTCAA GAATGCCGTGAAGCTTGTGGAGGACAAGGTTTGAAAACGGAAAATCGAATCGGCCAATTGAAAAGTGAATTTGATGTTCAGTCCACATTTGAAGGGGACAACAATGTGCTAATGCAGCAG GTTAGCAAGGCACTGTTCGGAGAATACGTATCAGCTAAGAAGAAAAGCAAACCATTCAAGGGATTAGGATTAGAACACATGAATGGACCATGCCCTGTTATTCCATCACAGCTTACTAGTTCCATGCTCAGAAGCAGCCAATTCCAG ATGGATGCATTCTgcttgagagagagagatctaTTAAATCGCTTTGCTGCCGAAGTATCTCAGCATCAAGCAAAGGGTGAAAGCAAAGAGTATGCCTTCCTTTTG GCTTATCAACTTGCAGAAGACTTGGGCAGAGCTTTTGCAGACCTAGAAATATTGCAAAGCATCCTCAAGGCAGAGTCCTCTGTATCTTCTGGTTCATTAAAG AACGTTCTAGGTCTGTTGAGATCAATGTACGCCTTAATCTGTATGGAAGAAGATGCAGCATTTCTCAGATATGGATACTTAACAACAGAAAATGCTGCTGCAGTAAGGAAGGAAGTGAATGAACTTTGCAGTGAATTAAGACCTCATGCACTTGCCTTGGTCAGTTCTTTTGGCCTTCCTGATTCATTTCTAAGCCCCATTGCATTCAATTGGATTGATTCAAATTCATGGCCCTCTGTTAAATTATCCTAG
- the LOC136228792 gene encoding acyl-coenzyme A oxidase 3, peroxisomal-like isoform X2 encodes MDFRGSAVQFFGTKRHHDKWLRDTETYAIKGCFAMSELGHGSNVRGIETVTTYDSNTEEFVINTPSESAQKYWIGGAANHATHTIVFSQLNINGTNQGVHAFIAQIRDEDGNICPNIRIADCGHKIGLNGVDNGRIWFNNVRIPRENLLNSVADVSKDGQYLSAIKDPDQRFGAFLAPLTSGRVTIAVSAVYMAKMGLAIAIRYALTRRAFSVTPNAPEVLLLDYPSHQRRLLPLLAKTCAMGFAGNDLKIMYWKRTPETTKTLHVVSSALKAILTWHNMRTLQECREACGGQGLKTENRIGQLKSEFDVQSTFEGDNNVLMQQVSKALFGEYVSAKKKSKPFKGLGLEHMNGPCPVIPSQLTSSMLRSSQFQMDAFCLRERDLLNRFAAEVSQHQAKGESKEYAFLLAYQLAEDLGRAFADLEILQSILKAESSVSSGSLKNVLGLLRSMYALICMEEDAAFLRYGYLTTENAAAVRKEVNELCSELRPHALALVSSFGLPDSFLSPIAFNWIDSNSWPSVKLS; translated from the exons ATGGATTTCAGGGGTAGTGCCGTCCAGTTTTTTGGCACAAAGCGCCACCATGATAAGTGGCTGAGAGATACTGAAACTTATGCAATCAAGGGTTGCTTTGCTATGTCAGAATTGGGACATGGAAGTAAT GTGCGAGGAATTGAAACAGTAACTACTTATGATTCAAACACAGAGGAATTTGTCATCAACACTCCTTCTGAATCAGCTCAGAAGTATTGGATTGGTGGCGCTGCTAAT CATGCAACACACACGATAGTGTTTTCACAGCTCAACATTAATGGGACAAATCAAGGTGTCCATGCATTTATTGCTCAGATCAGGGATGAAGATGGCAATATATGCCCTAACATCCGCATAGCTGATTGCGGTCATAAAATTGGTCTGAATGGTGTTGATAATGGACGGATCTG GTTTAACAATGTAAGAATTCCTAGAGAGAATCTGTTAAATTCTGTTGCTGATGTTTCAAAAGATGGTCAATATCTGAGCGCAATAAAAGACCCAGATCAG AGATTTGGAGCGTTCCTAGCCCCGTTGACTTCTGGTAGAGTAACTATTGCAGTTTCTGCAGTCTACATGGCAAAG ATGGGTTTAGCAATTGCCATAAGATATGCATTGACTAGGCGGGCATTCTCTGTCACACCTAACGCACCTGAAGTGCTATTACTTGATTATCCAAGTCATCAACGAAGACTCTTACCCCTTCTTGCCAAGAC ATGTGCTATGGGTTTTGCTGGAAATGACTTGAAAATTATGTACTGGAAAAGAACACCAGAGACAACCAAGACCCTTCATGTTGTTTCAAGTGCATTAAAGGCTATCTTAACCTGGCATAATATGAGAACTCTTCAA GAATGCCGTGAAGCTTGTGGAGGACAAGGTTTGAAAACGGAAAATCGAATCGGCCAATTGAAAAGTGAATTTGATGTTCAGTCCACATTTGAAGGGGACAACAATGTGCTAATGCAGCAG GTTAGCAAGGCACTGTTCGGAGAATACGTATCAGCTAAGAAGAAAAGCAAACCATTCAAGGGATTAGGATTAGAACACATGAATGGACCATGCCCTGTTATTCCATCACAGCTTACTAGTTCCATGCTCAGAAGCAGCCAATTCCAG ATGGATGCATTCTgcttgagagagagagatctaTTAAATCGCTTTGCTGCCGAAGTATCTCAGCATCAAGCAAAGGGTGAAAGCAAAGAGTATGCCTTCCTTTTG GCTTATCAACTTGCAGAAGACTTGGGCAGAGCTTTTGCAGACCTAGAAATATTGCAAAGCATCCTCAAGGCAGAGTCCTCTGTATCTTCTGGTTCATTAAAG AACGTTCTAGGTCTGTTGAGATCAATGTACGCCTTAATCTGTATGGAAGAAGATGCAGCATTTCTCAGATATGGATACTTAACAACAGAAAATGCTGCTGCAGTAAGGAAGGAAGTGAATGAACTTTGCAGTGAATTAAGACCTCATGCACTTGCCTTGGTCAGTTCTTTTGGCCTTCCTGATTCATTTCTAAGCCCCATTGCATTCAATTGGATTGATTCAAATTCATGGCCCTCTGTTAAATTATCCTAG